One Rhizoctonia solani chromosome 1, complete sequence DNA window includes the following coding sequences:
- a CDS encoding NADH dehydrogenase (ubiquinone) 1 alpha subcomplex 8 codes for MSTFKSGSSSVSPYVDPTPLPSDVPHVDEIGVTSAPLKSAAFFIGAHCKEYNDDFMLCKKESPDPAHCLKEGRRVTRCAADLIEKMRASCAATYDAHWQCLENNNQEFYKCRKPERKLNDCIFENLGLKKTIPGAPTHKPQVHELTNPIYKRQQK; via the exons aTGTCGACCTTCAAGTCTGGTTCGTCGTCGGTATCGCCCTATGTCGATCCCACCCCGCTGCCCTCGGACGTTCCCCATGTCGATGAGATAGGTGTTACTTCGGCGCCTCTCAAGAGTGCTGCGTTCTTCATTGGGGCCCATTGCAAGGAGTATAACG ACGACTTTATGCTTTGCAAGAAGGAATCTCCTGATCCAGCACACTGTTTAAAGGAAGGTCGACGGGTGACGAGGTGCGCGGCCGACTTGATCGAGAAAATGAGGGCTAGCTGTGCTGCAACATATGATGCGCACTGGCAGTGCTTGGAAAACAACAACCAG GAATTCTACAAGTGCCGAAAGCCCGAACGAAAACTGAACGATTGCATCTTTGAAAACTTG GGATTGAAAAAGACGATCCCCGGCGCACCGACACACAAGCCGCAAGTGCATGAGCTCACTAACCCGATTTACAAGCGCCAACAAAAGTGA
- a CDS encoding Required for nuclear transport of RNA pol II C-terminus 1 has product MPNLALSLDEINEKDLGELKSLTAQKSLGILEHIQALLREHDVDLPADNRESNSPQIALGTRDLTVLRTLASVVFGWGTTPLLVALYPQVGSLSTGNLPDKSILIPEINLLTVRLVSLIWPSDGGAGTSSQSTRPFPSHITKILTTSHVVDILRLGISIGWLPEPDNQMQEMVYKLLKMLPASQAIVSLGSVSQPIRASPESGPLSLPAPPYLQKATSGLLSQQVLRPDGVSGLCAAVFGEADEVAPLVKLERIARVLGAVPSHMNREVYMRTIIPNIITLLSPPKLEFQSQSVPTSYRQAAAFTLSRLFKISKSLTLKIASPMIHGRFFYEPTPSLETPSLSDTITTLTTLFTSTDPSPFLAQVVIEPILVPLYNLLAHLDAQRISDPTLKELARGLIKTWARLVGREEAVEGLWSVIQGTGGWGVGGEAKWCWDVGEEGLEISKTGPPKPIPLSVLQGPDDNGELGDEEDDNPLSLRPAPTHFGELLKSLERKDVASAIFVKTLNAYQASKVMDTDPLKKPEYLAQDPLRIVEADSDDEDRVDEPQAEDEMVLTAVTLLLALLEANEKMSTLTSPLLAVIFDYIEPITNHNDESLRSLAREARLVLISRRSIAEVGPLATDAGRPALQTYQEALRLIQDPILPVRAHGLHMLRQLVVPPKPAKGTPPIAPPELNAALIPAILDVFLQSIQEEDSFVFLNAVQGLSAMANRLGREIIQNLVRIYADGVESGHPIERAEMDKRVRVGEALVQVVRSCGDALGNYVDMLVPSLFRVTRAHNLPTILRSSALSILSQCVETSPVSVTGWTEDILSGMLDILQLESVQAVPLSRKAREEARQKEETKFDLSVDSNPQEVDSKLPPLRRSALVCFALVVRSMVEGVYEDTRPAQLGNLRSKAITVLEYVRLTDSDSVTRTQAAETLSLVKQLGRAELGLDV; this is encoded by the exons ATGCCTAATCTGGCACTGTCACTCGATGAAATCAACGAAAAGGACCTTGGTGAACTAAAATCATTGACTGCACAAAAATCTCTCGGTATTCTCGAGCATATTCAAGCTTTACTGCGGGAGCACGATGTCGATCTACCTGCTGATAATAGAGAGTCTAATTCCCCTCAAA TTGCTCTTGGCACACGAGACCTCACTGTATTGCGGACTCTAGCATCTGTCGTATTCGGCTGGGGCACAACACCCTTGCTCGTGGCTTTATATCCTCAAGTTGGCTCATTATCGACTGGCAATCTTCCGGATAAATCTATCCTAATCCCAGAAATCAATCTGCTAACAGTACGATTGGTCTCACTAATTTGGCCTTCTGATGGTGGAGCTGGAACATCTTCCCAATCGACCCGACCATTCCCATCGCATATCACTAAAATACTCACCACATCTCACGTTGTTGACATATTACGACTGGGCATTAGTATTGGGTGGCTTCCAGAACCAGATAACCAGATGCAAGAAATGGTCTATAAGTTACTCAAAAT GTTACCCGCTTCGCAGGCAATTGTATCTCTCGGTAGTGTGAGTCAGCCCATACGAGCATCGCCTGAAAGCGGGCCTTTGTCTCTACCGGCCCCGCCTTATCTCCAGAAAGCGACCTCGGGGCTGTTGTCCCAGCAAGTCTTGCGGCCGGACGGGGTCTCTGGGCTATGTGCTGCTGTGTTTGGAGAGGCCGATGAAG TTGCACCGTTGGTAAAATTAGAGCGCATAGCTCGAGTGTTGGGAGCAGTGCCCTCCCATATGAATCGCGAG GTATATATGCGGACAATCATCCCCAATATAATCACTCTCCTTTCGCCACCCAAGCTAGAGTTCCAATCTCAATCCGTCCCAACATCGTACAGGCAAGCGGCAGCATTCACACTATCCAGATTGTTCAAAATATCCAAGTCCCTCACTCTCAAAATTGCATCGCCAATGATACACGGCCGATTCTTCTATGAGCCCACTCCATCCTTAGAAACTCCATCGCTATCAGATACTATAACAACCCTCACCACGCTCTTCACGTCGACAGACCCATCACCTTTCCTTGCTCAAGTAGTTATCGAGCCTATTCTCGTCCCTTTATATAATCTATTAGCACACCTTGACGCGCAGCGTATTTCAGACCCAACTCTGAAGGAATTAGCGCGTGGTCTGATTAAGACGTGGGCACGCCTCGTGGGTCGTGAAGAAGCAGTTGAAGGCCTATGGTCGGTTATACAGGGCACCGGAGGATGGGGCGTTGGGGGTGAGGCAAAATGGTGTTGGGATGTAGGGGAAGAAGGTTTGGAAATATCGAAGACCGG CCCACCTAAACCTATTCCACTCTCGGTATTGCAAGGGCCCGATGACAATGGAGAACTAGGCGACGAGGAGGATGATAATCCTCTATCTCTTCGTCCAGCTCCAACCCATTTTGGGGAGCTACTCAAGTCGCTCGAAAGAAAAGATGTTGCGAGTGCAATATTTGTCAAAACCTTGAACGCGTATCAAGCCTCCAAGGTGATGGATACAGATCCTTTAAA GAAGCCTGAGTATCTTGCGCAGGATCCACTGCGAATTGTCGAAGCGGACAGTGATGACGAAGATAGAGTTGACGAACCTCAAGCTGAAGATGAGATGGTGCTAACAGCTGTGACATTATTGCTGGCTCTGCTAGAAG CGAACGAAAAAATGTCGACTCTCACATCTCCTCTATTGGCTGTGATATTTGATTATATTGAGCCAATAACCAACCATAACGATGAATCTCTCCGCTCATTAGCTCGGGAAGCTCGACTTGTTTTGATTTCTCGTCGATCTATTGCGGAAGTTGGCCCTTTGGCCACCGATGCTGGACGCCCGGCACTTCAAACCTACCAAGAAGCCCTTCGACTAATCCAGGACCCCATTTTACCCGTGCGAGCGCATGGGCTACATATGCTTCGGCAGCTCGTAGTTCCACCAAAACCAGCAAAAGGCACACCCCCTATAGCACCACCAGAGCTGAATGCAGCCCTTATCCCGGCCATACTTGATGTCTTTTTACAGTCCATACAAGAAGAAGATAGTTTCGTATTTTTAAATGCCGTTCAAGGTCTGTCTGCGATGGCCAATAGGCTTGGAAGGGAGATCATTCAAAATCTCGTAAGGATATATGCGGATGGGGTCGAGTCCGGCCACCCGATAGAACGGGCCGAAATGGACAAACGGGTGCGAGTTGGAGAGGCACTTGTACAGGTAGTTCGTAGCTGTGGAGATGCTCTCGGGAATTACG TGGACATGCTTGTTCCATCATTGTTCCGAGTGACACGAGCACATAATCTACCGACTATTCTGCGCTCGTCAGCACTATCAATACTGTCTCAGTGTGTAGAGACATCTCCGGTATCCGTCACAGGGTGGACAGAAGATATTCTCTCGGGAATGCTAGACATCCTGCAACTCGAGAGCGTTCAAGCTGTGCCATTGTCTCGTAAAGCTAGAGAAGAAGCGCGACAGAAGGAGGAAACAAAGTTCGACTTGAGCGTTGATTCAAACCCTCAAGAAGTCGATTCGAAACTACCACCACTTCGTCGCTCGGCACTGGTTTGTTTCGCACTGGTTGTGCGCTCCATGGTAGAAGGCGTGTACGAGGACACCCGCCCAGCACAGCTGGGAAATTTACGAAGCAAAGCGATCACTGTTCTAGAATATGTAAGATTAACGGATAGTGACTCTGTTACTCGTACACAAGCCGCAGAAACACTATCGTTGGTCAAGCAGCTTGGACGAGCAGAGCTTGGACTGGATGTGTAA
- a CDS encoding Myb-like DNA-binding domain protein yields MQPSSPPASAPVEKRKKKKSKKHTPDVSSPSVGGATSVTTNSVINTEDGINRAIQTALDHATAIATPSSTNGPSTTQERSSKPKKRHATSNDPIADGSEPRKSKKQKSSDNSVASSSPIMSPPTANPTNVTPNPNTAHLVSAYIPPQLGHSHIPIDPTLTGHEHLMQQHPHLQAIVPNATFTGNALAAANGASQHHPDALGSFIFNQDADLSSLGSNEELIRALQGFDLSKFAGVFKYPESMSTENPAPVHQGNEPGPSRLGNNPQLNIDQPVAVSSGASGNKPRQKKIVAPQPGSQIVNPEHADILATHWLNPAKLAELVKEQGMAFFNETHYAINHMPFKPGLVYKKGKFSAIEEHQIEEALQNYAKSRSLTPPEIDAIIFSKGKKAKEEYSTFWSEITRAVPQRPIIAVYHHVRRTHHPMKQQGKWTPEEDAIVIAAVAELGQKWEQISLRVGRMSSDCRDRYRNHLVDQEARVVGPWTKEEEDELTRIVMELTVERGLQADNDVLWSEVSERMGGRRTRQQVRIKWTDALNKRVKNAGERPRWSAQDAYILVHKVASMPVQDDTEIDWKLLPDPQWNLWSAHQLQRRWFGLKKTLKDSDTMPHSEIISILQSKFRDPPEQPNAPRRYETKKSRNAAIGREFITDEDDNFEDFGDPSSTHDLFSQTADGNPIDPELVRAAQQQLEAVLEIASQQAAASGSGSQDA; encoded by the exons ATGCAACCTTCTTCTCCTCCCGCCTCTGCGCCGGTCgagaaaaggaaaaagaaaaagtcCAAAAAACATACCCCTGACGTTTCGTCGCCCTCTGTTGGTGGAGCAACGAGCGTGACGACGAACTCAGTTATCAACACTGAGGATGGCATTAACCGAGCAATTCAAACTGCCCTGGATCATGCCACCGCAATAGCCACACCATCTAGTACCAATGGGCCCTCCACTACACAGGAGAGGTCATCCAAGCCGAAGAAGCGTCACGCTACCTCGAATGACCCAATCGCCGATGGCTCGGAGCCACGGAAGTCAAAGAAACAAAAGTCTAGTGATAACTCTGTTGCATCTTCTTCGCCTATTATGTCGCCTCCGACTGCGAATCCAACAAACGTAACTCCCAATCCGAATACGGCTCACCTCGTGTCGGCATACATTCCGCCACAACTTGGTCACTCTCATATACCTATCGACCCAACCTTGACAGGCCATGAGCATCTCATGCAACAGCATCCACACTTACAGGCGATTGTTCCTAATGCGACATTTACAGGGAACGCTCTTGCTGCCGCCAACGGAGCATCTCAGCACCACCCAGATGCATTAGGTTCCTTCATATTCAACCAAGATGCTGATCTATCATCTCTGGGCTCGAATGAAGAATTAATTCGTGCGCTTCAAGGTTTTGATCTCTCCAAATTCGCAGGTGTATTCAAGTACCCCGAGTCCATGTCAACCGAAAACCCGGCGCCTGTTCACCAGGGCAATGAACCCGGTCCATCAAGACTTGGAAACAACCCTCAGCTTAATATTGACCAGCCCGTCGCCGTCTCATCCGGTGCATCTGGGAACAAGCCCCgtcaaaagaagattgtgGCCCCCCAGCCCGGTAGTCAGATTGTCAACCCGGAGCATGCTGATATCTTGGCAACGCACTGGTTAAACCCAGCCAAGTTGGCGGAGCTTGTCAAAGAACAAGGTATGGCCTTCTTTAATGAAACACATTATGCCATTAACCATATGCCATTCAAACCAGGGCTTGTGTACAAGAAAGGGAAATTCTCAGCTATTGAAGAGCACCAAATTGAAGAGGCATTACAAAACTATGCCAAGTCCAGAAGCTTGACTCCTCCCGAAATTGACGCTATTATATTTTCAAAAGGGAAAAAGGCCAAAGAGGAGTACAGTACCTTTTGGTCTGAAATCA CTCGTGCAGTTCCCCAGCGGCCTATCATTGCTGTGTACCACCACGTTAGACGTACGCACCATCCCATGAAACAACAAGGGAAATGGACTCCTGAAGAGGACGCAATTGTGATAGC TGCTGTCGCCGAGCTGGGTCAGAAATGGGAGCAAATCAGCCTGCGTGTTGGCCGTATGTCTTCGGACTGTAGGGATCGGTACCGTAATCACTTGGTTGATCAAGAGGCTCGTGTAGTTG GCCCCTGGaccaaggaagaggaggatgaattgacgaGGATCGTCATGGAGCTCACAGTGGAACGAGGCCTACAAGCAGATAACGATGTGCTCTGGTCTGAAGTTAGCGAACGGATGGGAGGCAGACGTACAAGACAGCAAGTTAGAATTAAATG GACCGATGCTCTGAATAAACGTGTCAAAAACGCTGGCGAACGACCACGCTGGAGCGCTCAGGACGCATACATTCTAGTACACAA AGTTGCCTCTATGCCTGTCCAAGATGACACAGAAATCGACTGGAAACTGCTCCCTGATCCACAGTGGAACCTATGGAGTGCTCACCAGCTCCAACGCCGCTGGTTTGGGTTGAAAAAGACTCTCAAAGACTCGGACACTATGCCTCATTCTG AAATCATCTCTATTCTCCAGAGCAAGTTTCGCGATCCTCCAGAGCAACCCAATGCCCCTCGTCGCTACGAAACCAAAAAATCCCGCAATGCTGCCATCGGACGTGAATTTATCACTGATGAAGATGATAACTTTGAAGATTTTGGAGACCCCAGCTCCACGCACGACTTGTTCTCTCAAACCGCCGATGGGAACCCGATCGATCCCGAGTTGGTTCGTGCAGCGCAACAGCAGCTCGAGGCAGTTTTGGAGATTGCGAGCCAGCAAGCAGCTGCATCTGGTAGCGGGTCCCAGGATGCGTAA